The DNA segment CTTCTGTCTCTGTTCGATCCTGAACAGGAGCTTTCCCAGTCTGTAAGCTTGATCCTTTGTCAATGGCATAATCTCTCCTCCGTTCGAGCAGGAACCCGTCTTTTGTCCTGCGTATTTGTTGCCTATCTTGTGCAACTGATTCGTGAAAAAGGCCCCGGCGTATAGGCACCAGGGCAACGCCATGTGAGTAGTGCAGTTGCAAAGTACTCTGTAACTCGTTCGCATACTCAGAAAGGCCGATGGGTCGTCACTCCACCGGCGAAGTTGTTGGGTTCATCTGTTCCATCAAGGAGGTTTAGATGAAAGAGGGTTTCGAGTCTGCCTGAGTATGGGAACGATCTGAGAAGTCGTTAACAGAATCAGAAGAATCAATAAGCTATTATTGGAATGTAGATACTCATAAAAGGAGGTGTCGAATGGAGTTTCGTCTGCCGCAGATAATCGCAGCGATCGAAAAGCTTGATCTCAGCTTCAATGCAGTTTTCATGCAATCCAATGATGGAGGAATCCAGAGTTCCCTAGATGCTTTCCTGGATCTATTTGGAAGCGATAGAGTCTTAAACCATATCTTTTCTTTGATTGAAAGCCAGGCTCACGAGACCATAGAATTGGATGAGTGGCTAAGAACTTTCGGGAAACCAAAAGGTTCGATGGTTGGTAGTGGATTGTATTCACTTCCTAGCGAGATACCCAATAGAATTCTCCTTACTCGAGCTATCCTTTCCAAGACATCGTCAGAAGGGTTCAGTTTCACTAGGCGGTTTCTCCATGCGTGGTACTCGCAAGGAAATATCCATGAGATGACAATGTATTTCCTGGGTGACTTTCTGGGATCACTTCACAGAGACCTAAAAAACATGCTTATTGACATGCGAGTTGAAGCTGAACTCGCTGATAAAGAACTAATCTCAGAAGCCCAGATAACCAATATCATCTTCGGCGGAAATGTGCAGAACGTGCAAGGAGATAAGAATCAAGTAAATATGTTTCCTCCTACTCAAAGCTGATGGTCATCTTGTTGGTATCACTTTCAACATCAGCCAACTTGAATCCCTTGGCATTAAGTATCATCTGAATAAGCTCATGAGCGCAGTCCATTTCAGTTGACCCGCTGAATTCCAGAGTGACTTTCATGGTTATATCGAGTTCTAGTCCCAGTTCTCTGACAATCTCATTGGAAATTTCATAGATTATGTCCTCAAGTTCTTTTCCAGGGTTTACCGTTTTCCATTTGCTCAGATTCATAATTGACCTCCAGGAGGTAGTATTGTGGAGAAAAAGGAAATTGAGAATACCGTCTTTGGGAATGCAAACATTCAAAACGTCCAGGGAGACGACAACCGAGTCCAGCAGTCAATTAGTTCACTTCCAGATATGATCGAGAGTCTCAGAAGGAGTCTTGCCGAGATCCATCAAGAGAGCCTTCGCAATGAGTTTGAGCTTAGAGTCGATCAGATTGAACTCGAATCAAGGAAGTCTTCTCCAGACGTTGGGAAGCTTAAGCGAGTAAAAGACTTCTTCTCCAAGCACACCGGTAATTTAGCTTCCGTCGCTTCACTAGCTATTCAAATTGTCGATATCTTGATGAAGCGAATATAACTGAGATAGACTAGGTGTAAAACTTATACTTCAGTTTTAATTTCCAGACTTGCATACGGTATGATTACACTAGCCTTTTCATAGCGGGGAGACTATCCAGATATGTGACTCGATAAAGCGCCTGATTCAGAAATCCTCCTAATTACGTGTGGTTAAGAGATTTGTGTCTTGTCCCCTGAGATGTTGTCAGTTTCCTCGCTCTTTCCCCTACCGCTTTACGGCCGGACGGTCCCACCTGCGACAAGGTTAGTTATTCAGTTGTCAATGACCTATTAGTTGACCTTTTGGTTCAAACAGCAGCCTTCGATGTATGCTTCGGATAAGGGCTGTGCCGTTTGAACTGTGGGAATAGATCTTCGACTGGTATTTGAAAGTAGAATGCGATCCTGTCTGCTACTGCAAAGGATGGGTTTCTTTGCCCGTTCTGAATCATAGATATCAGGCTTTGCGAGATCCCTGTCTTTGTGGATAGTTCTTTGGTGGTTATATTGGTTTTCAGTATAAATTCTTTCAGTCTATTACTCATGTGATTTACCACCTTCACGAATGTGATACTCATACTATATCACATACGTGATAGGTTCTTTGATTACGCAGCTGTAAAGATCGCGTTTGTAATAGATTGCAATCACAAATGTGAATGAGGTATCATTGCTTTGGTGATAATGTTGATGGATTTTGCTGCAAGGCTTCAAGAAGCCATGGAAAGAATGGGGATCAGTCAATATGAGCTAGCTAAGCTGGCAAACATCGGTCAGTCTACTCTCTCAATGTACGTATCCAGAAAGAGGACTCCAACAGCAGACGTCTTGCAGAAGATATCTCCAATTCTCAACGTTTCTACTGACTATCTTCTCGGCCTTGTTGACGATCCTGAAGCCAGACTTTCTGGTGAAGTCTCCAATTCAAGTCTTAAACCCCAGAAAGAGATCCCGATCCTGGGGAAGGTCGCTGCCGGCACTGGCGTACCTGCTGAGGAAGACATTGTCGGATACGCTTCAGTTGATCAGGCGGAGGCGGCAGATTTCGCTCTAACAGTTACAGGTTTCAGCATGTTCCCAAAACTGCTAGACGGAGACGTGGTCTTCGTTCGAAAGCAACCGGTCGCCAGGAACGGCCAGATGGTCGTCGTGCGAATAAACGGCCAGGAGGGCGTTATCAAATACTTCCACAAGAGATCTGACATGGTGATTCTTACCTCTGAAAACCCTGAATACAAGCCAATTAGAATAGATAAGGATAGATGGGACTCCGAATGTGCTATTATCGGGGTAGTTGTTGGTTTGAAGAGAAAGTTTTCGGATTCGTAGTTGTTTTTGGCAGAGCTGCAATCGAGAGACAAATAGGAGGAAATATGAGAAAATGTTGCTTTCTATTGTTCCTTGTATTCCTTGCATTGCTGTTTAGCTCCTGCTCTAGTTCCCCAGGCGATGATGAAATCAAGAAGATTATTGAGTCATACGCTGATGCTTTTGAGAATAACAACCTGAACGACCTAATGAACCTCTTCGCAAAAGAAGTCACGATTGTTGGAAGGAGTGGATCAGTAAACCACCTTACCCACCTCGAAGCCAGATCCGTTTTTTCGATGGTTTTCGGTGACAATCCTAGAGTAAAGTACGACATAATGTACCTCTCAATTCATAGATCAAAAGATATTGTTTCTACAGAGTTCAAGACTTATGAGGAGTACATCAATGAATCGTACCGCTTAGTATCTACTGATGGGTATGCAAAGCTATCTTTGAAAAAGGAAGACGGGGAATGGAGAATATTCAGAATTGAGCTATTCGATGGAGAAAGTCAGAATATTGCATTTAACCTTAAGG comes from the Mesotoga infera genome and includes:
- a CDS encoding helix-turn-helix domain-containing protein, coding for MVIMLMDFAARLQEAMERMGISQYELAKLANIGQSTLSMYVSRKRTPTADVLQKISPILNVSTDYLLGLVDDPEARLSGEVSNSSLKPQKEIPILGKVAAGTGVPAEEDIVGYASVDQAEAADFALTVTGFSMFPKLLDGDVVFVRKQPVARNGQMVVVRINGQEGVIKYFHKRSDMVILTSENPEYKPIRIDKDRWDSECAIIGVVVGLKRKFSDS
- a CDS encoding XRE family transcriptional regulator; translated protein: MSITFVKVVNHMSNRLKEFILKTNITTKELSTKTGISQSLISMIQNGQRNPSFAVADRIAFYFQIPVEDLFPQFKRHSPYPKHTSKAAV